CCGGCTGACTCGGATCTGACACCCGGTTGGCCGTCAGAATCGGAGATCCTCCAACAGCCCCCAAGAAAAAGTTTCAATTTTTAATATCAAGTTACATTACATATAATATTATAGATAGATAAAAAAACACTCTTTTTTTAACCTTACTTATTAATCACTAAGCAATGTACGTGATGTAATTGCCCCACCTGCTCTGATATTATTATACTAACATGGAGGAAGCCAAAACTTGTTGGCTCATCTCTGATTATAGATTAACACACACTCCATTCATACTCTGCACAGTACTctactatgttttttttttggtcCCTTCGATTCAACTGCATCTGTAAAACTAATGGCTCTACTCCACTGCcctgcagttcggcgacgacgaGTTCGGGCACATGCTGGTCAGCATCCTGAAGCAAAACAACGTCAACTCCGAAGGCTGCCTCTTCGACCAGCACGCGCGCACCGCGCTGGCCTTCGTCACCCTCAAGCACAACGGGGAGCGCGAGTTCATGTTCTACCGGAACCCGAGCGCGGACATGCTGCTCACGGAGGCGGAGCTGAACCTGGACCTGATCCGGCGCGCCAAGATCTTCCACTACGGCTCCATCTCGCTCATCGCGGACCCCGTCCGGTCGGCGCACCTGGCCGCCATGCGCGCCGCCAAGGCCGCCGGCATCCTCTGCTCCTACGACCCCAACGTCCGCCTCCCGCTCTGGCCGTCCCCCGACGCCGCCAGGGAGGGGATACTGAGTATTTGGAAGGAGGCGGATTTTATTAAGGTCAGTGATGATGAGGTGGCGTTCCTCACCAAGGGGGATGCCAATGATGAGAAGAACGTGCTGTCGCTTTGGTTTGACGGGCTTAAGCTGCTCATTGTGACCGATGGAGAGAAGGGCTGCAGATACTTCACCAAGGTTTGTATGCTGTTTTTGCTTCTGATCTGATCTGACCTGTTCTTTGGAGGATGAGATGAACAACCAAGGAAAGGAATGCTGACTGACATGGTCCACCAATGTACCAATGCTTTCAGGACTTCAAGGGCAGCGTGCCCGGCTTCAAGGTCGACACCATCGACACCACCGGCGCCGGTGACGCCTTCGTCGGCTCCCTGCTCGTCAACGTTGCCAAGGACGACTCCATCTTCCACGTAAGACACACATCCATCTCCATCAAATGTCGTCAAGAACGTGCTTCTGATCAATCACATACTGTTTTTATTCAGAACGAGGAGAAGCTCCGCGAGGCGCTAAAGTTCTCCAACGCCTGCGGCGCCATCTGCACCACCAAGAAGGGGGCCATCCCGGCGCTGCCCACGGTCGCCACCGCCCAGGAGCTCATCGCCAAGGCCAACTAGACGCTCACGCACGCCGCCACTCCGCTCCATCACGTCGCCTTCGCCGTCGCCCCTCGACGTCCACGTCCTCAATTCGAATTCATTAGGGAGATTGTTGTTAGCGTCCGTCTCTGCTCTAAGCTGAGACGGTTTGGTGGGTTAATTAATTTAGCTTTTCTGCTTTTGTGGTGTCAGTGTGAGAGAAGAACATGGTTTTCGCCCGGGGCATTAATAAAATGTTGGCATGCGTGGTGGATAAATTTTTTTTTAGCTTCAAATCTCCATTGTGTCGTGAGGAAGGCTGCTGTAATCCGATGCCTTCGATGCAACTTTTCAGAGTTTTCAAGGAATGCAATTGTGAGTTTTCAAGGAACGTCTcaagatgaaaaaaaaaacgtgCAATTGTGTAATGGCTTCTATTGATCGACCCGGATGATTCCAATGTGCAAATATTGTTTGCCACTTCGCCTTGCTGCAAAGATGGTTTAGTTTCAATGAAAACCCACAAAAATCTCAGTAGAGATGGTTTCAGTTGTTCTGAAAACCCGCTAAAATCTCTCAATAGgcattttagttttttttctgaCCGCTGAAATCGCTCAATAGAGATTTAGTTTTTTTCTGAAAACTCGTAGAAAGCTCACTATAGTTCACTTGTTTTGCACCAAGTTTCTGTTTAAGTCTCTGATCGCTCAAAAAGTGCAAAATCCCCTCTTCAGCGACCATGAAAAACCCGCGGAAATCTTGTTTTGCACTAAATCTGTCTCTGACCGATCAAAAAGTTCAGTGTCCCCTCATAATCAACCACCGTTCTGAAAAGATGGAAACGTAGAATTGTGTAAAGGCTTCTATTGATCAGCGTATGACTCCAATGTGCAAATATTGTTCGCTTTGGCTGCAAAGATGGTTTGGTTTTAATGAAAAACCACAAAAATCTCAGTAGGCATGGTTTCAGTTTTTCTGAAAACACGCTGAAATCTCTGAATAGagatttagtttttttttctgaaaacccGTAAAAATTTCTCTATAGTCCACTGCCAAGTTTTTGTTTAAGTCTCTGACCGCTCAAAAGTTCAAAATCCCCTCTTCAGCGGCCATACGGTTTCAGAATTCCGCTCTATTTAAAACGTGTAGGCAAGGTGTCGTTGGGCTGCCGCTCTGAAAAGATGTTAGCGTATCAAATATCAGGTACCAAATGCAGTTGCAAGGTCCAACGTACAATCAAAATTTCAGCATCCCCAATCAATCAGCGTGGAGTAGATTACACACTTTTGAGATGCTGTGATGTTTCACCAGCACTGCGTAGGATTGAAAAAACTCGGTACATATTTTAAGGTCGATGTTTTCTTTTTACATGGTCAGGGTTTTTTCTGCTCGGACGCAACGTCACATTCACCACACTGCAAAGGTGTAGATTTAGTCTCCTGGGCAGAAAGAAATATTCATTGCTTCCATCGGGTTAAACCAAACGATTGTAGATCTCGAGTTCAAACTGCTACTACAGGTCCATCATTCTAACATAGGCATGAAGCCACCAGAAGTCTAGGCAGATCAAGCTTGACGAGGCATGGAGATCCACGCACCTGCACACAATGCGAGTAGCTGAGTCCaagaaatatatgcaacatacaatagtactccctctgttcaaCAAAACATGCAACTACGGGTTGCGTGCCAACAAAAGTAGttttatgtttgaccaaatttctacTGCATACTATTCACATTAATgactccaaattaatttattaagaaaatacatttcgtaatgaATCTAATGGTATTTATCTGATAtcgtaaatattaatattttttatctataattaataAAACTTGAGATACTATACCATGACATTGTGCTAGAATTGCATGtttttgtggacggagggagtatatgtttGAAACATAGTACTACAGCACGGTTGTGCATGTGTAAGATTCTTGAAGGTTACAGCTGAGAAAAAGAAAACTGAATGGCAGGACCTCCGGTTATATATCCATTTATGGCCTAAAGTAGGCAGAGTACCCAAACATATTAACCGTGATGTGTGAATGTGAAAAACAACTCGGGGAAAAAGTCAAACGAGCAATTAATCACTGAGTGTATAGTGAAATGGTGAGTGATAATTATTTGACAAGCACAAGGCTATAACTGCAGAGTTAGATGAACATGATCTGTAAAGATACCAAACTAACCTGCCTATTGAAATCACTTCTTAAGTAACAGATTTCGGAACTCATCATTTGATTTCAACTCCCCTGCGCCTTCTGGTTTGTTCTCATCCTTGTTGGTCCATCCAAGAGGTTTAACCACAGCTCGTGGTGCAAAACGGGTATTCTTCCCCATGGGTTTTGCATCACCCTTGGGTACTTCATTGTCTGGTCCACTGGATCCTGTTGGTTTTGCGTCATCGCCACCACTCTGAGGTAAATTATCTGGAGAAAGGAATGTTACAAAAATTCGGATAAGTAGAGAATCTGAAGCTATGTACATGTAGCCCAGAACATCAGTGACAATATAGTACATGCAGAAGTGGTGCAGGTCTCTATTTCTAGTCTGATGCACATGCACAGAAGATACACCACTCTTCTAAAGAAAATCATATGCGTAGTTTATTCAATCTTCAAATTTCTGTCTCTGACTAGGATttttgagatttattttcaaaacTCCCGCATATAGCTTATGGAGCCTGACTGGTGGTTTCCATCAAATATTGTACCAAGATCAAGTGTTCCATCTGTTAATGAGCTGGGCAGCTGGCACCAATTTCACTCTCCAGGGACAATATAGCAGTTCTAAAGTTTTTAAACCTTTGTTTTACAAAGTAATTGTTTGCTTTAGGTTGATCCATTCATGCAATTTTGGAAATATAAAAAATGTCAGACACCGAATGTCTTGCACTGACAAAGAACGTACCCTGGATTGCTTGACCTGCTTCGTGGCTCTTCTTACCCTTGCTTGGATCTGATCGTGCGATACTCACTTTCTTTCCAAGCAACTTCTGCTTGTTTTTCTTAATAGCTGCCTCAAGATGCTTGTTGTCTAAAAAGTCCACATAGGCCAACCCCTGTAAAAGTATTAAGGGAAGATAAATCAACAAAAAGTGTAATTCAAATTCTTTAGTAACACCCTTAAAGCAATACCCATGACCATAAACAGAAAGCAACATGGTGATAGTGATAGCACCAACGACGTGGTACTTTAAAATGTGCTGATCACAAGGAccatttgaagaaaaaaaaaactcgacctgcaggGCGTAAAACAGCCCCTGGGCATTTTGCTAAGAAGACATTCTCACGCAGGTCgagaacacccccccccccccccccccccaaaccctGCCCCACCCATACACAATGGTACCGTAGCCAATGTGAGAACGACCAAGACCAGGGCCGGACCTTAGACCCGTGCTTTAGCGTGGGACAGACAAGGGAAATTTAACCCcaacctgaaattcgctcccacggggagtcaaaCCAAGGACCTAAGGAGCGCTACTAGAACCATTTAACCAACTCAGTTAGATGCCCTTTTGCTATTTGAAGAAAAATATAGTCTTGCACATTTGGGAAATACAGCAACAAAGTGGTGAAAACATAAAAGTCTACTAGAGTCAATTTCCGTGAACACTTATTGGCAACCTGACTTTGCAATTTGGATCTAGGAATTAAAAGAGCATCTAGTGGGTTTCTCAGCAAGCATCAGCCCCATGTCTTTACCCATCATCGGCAGACTTGGGGTGCTGTTTGGGTGGGTCCTCCGCTGGTAATGTAGGTCCCTGGGCAGGCTGGAAGTTGGAGCAGTGGAGAATCACAAAAGCTGGAGAAGGATGAAAGCTGCCTTTTTCAGGCAGACTATGAGGGGTAAGATAGATTCAAATCTGTATTTTGATACGCCATGTGCTCTTCAACCTAATATTGTAGTGTCAGCATAAGAAATACAAACTACCAGAGCATCGAGTGAACTAATCCTGGAGCAAGAACAATCGACTAGTGCCTTATTTTATACTGCACCTGCAAAGATGCACTGTACATGTTTCAACAAACAAGCAAAGCATATTACTTATTACACTATGGGACACGAGAggcaaaaagaaaaacaaaaaagaggaAGAATTAAGTGTAACATATACCCTTGATTTTTTAGTGAATCTGTCCCTCAGCAATCTTATTGCTGTGGCACCACCAATGTCAGAGAAGAATCGTCTGAGATCATCTTCATTTGCCTGTAGAGAGAGGGGTGAGTTAGTTTATTGAATTTTAGGAGCCAAGTGCATCTAAGAAACAGAAAATGACATACCTTCAAGTCAATATTTGACACAAAAACTGTACACTTGTCATTATAGAAGGATGGCTTTGtttcatttgaatttgattttcctGTTTGGCTGTCACCGTCCACTTTCATTTCCATAGATGCCACGGCCTTCTCCCTGCTGGCCTCTCCAACCTCTACAGCAGTAACAGCACCACTGTGCCCACTTTGTAAATTTGATCCTTGGTCATCTGACGGCATGGTGCTTTTTGGTggattctcttttcttttcttagcAGGGGGCTGCTGTTTATTGGCCATTTTACTTGGTTTTCTTTTCTGAGAGGAATCATTTGCATTAGAATTATCATTGGGGTTAGGGTAAGCCTCAACTTTAGCCTCCTCTTGAGATTTGAACGTCATAAGCTCCTTTAGCCGAGGGGTAACCTGGTCAGATAGAAGGATAATAAGGTGGAGGACTATGGTTGACACGATAAGTTGATAACCCATGCTACCATCAAATGTACACAGTTCAGTTAGAAACACTTTAAACAGTTGAACAGATATCAACTTATCATGGCTAGAACTTTAATTCCTGCAAGATTCAATAACATACCCAAGGGGCCAACAGCTGATGATTGCACATAGGATTTAATCACATGAAAATCTGAATGATGTCAAAGCTTTCATGATTAATCAAACTTTATGCAGAAGGAACCAGGAATCTTCAGAAAATTATGTTCCTATGGTTATTAATCAATAATTGGTACGCCAGATCTTATGTATTGCTCCTTTTTATCAAGTGTGCCAAAATAAGTGATTCATGCACAGATGACAAACTGAAGAAACATTCACTCACATGCTGAAGGACCATGCAGGGCACATCAAGCCAGTTTATCTTTATGTTTCGCAAGACAAAAAATCCAGTTTGCAACCAGAAAAGCCAAGTGAACAAGCAAAACAGAAGAATACCTTCTTTACAGCAAGGTCATAATCATCCAAGGTGCCATTCTCCTCTTCAAATCTTATCCATGAGTGACATATCTCCTAGCAAGTTTCAGATCATAGCGTTGGAAATTAAATCATCAGTATTAAAGAGAAATGTCATTTCGAAACATCAATACTTAAGCTACTATTTAAGAGTCTGGTTCATAGGCAACAGCAGGAGTAAATCAGTAGCTTCTTAACACAGGAACTCAGGAAGTGTCAATGCAAGTAACCATACATATTCTCATATTTGTTTGAGAAGAGATTACCTCTGATCCAGACCCAGCAAATCTTTTGCTATAACAACGCTTATAAAGGGATCTCGCCTCATGTACATGGCCCATTTCTATCTCCATTGAAATGTACTGCTCCCAAACTTCAAAAACAGACCCACTGGAAGAAGAATAGCTGATTTAAGGATGTCAGGTAAAGGAACAACAGAAGAATTTGCAGAGTAACAAAACCTTTTCTTGATTGCGTTTTCCCAAACTCCACGACCTGCAGAAAGATCTTTGCCAAGACTATGCTCTAGTTTGGCCCAATAAGCATATAAGCGCAGTAACTCCTTGGTACCCAGTTGAGGTGAGAGAAATTCTGCAGCATCCTGATATTATGTCTCATTATTAATTATAGTAAGAACTAAGAAAATGTGTAAATAATGAGGTGGTAGGAATAATGTACCGTTAATGTCTGCCTAATCAGTTGAAAATCCAACCCATCAGAAATCCTCCGTCTTAAACCATGAACTCGAGCAAGATAAATATTGAGATACTGCAATTATTCAGACATCCAAATAAAGATAAATGAGAACCACTTCCCACAAGAACAGTTAACAAGCAACAGACGTTGGAGAGAATAAATTCTTGATAAGTTATCTGCTTTTATGTAGAaagttttttttctcaaacatgcaggagagctgcatatcattTCACTATAAGAAGAAAGGTCTGAAACACAGAG
This DNA window, taken from Miscanthus floridulus cultivar M001 chromosome 13, ASM1932011v1, whole genome shotgun sequence, encodes the following:
- the LOC136500391 gene encoding fructokinase-2-like; translated protein: MAPLGDGGAAPAANNLVVSFGEMLIDFVPDVAGLSLAESGGFVKAPGGAPANVACAIAKLGGSSAFLGKFGDDEFGHMLVSILKQNNVNSEGCLFDQHARTALAFVTLKHNGEREFMFYRNPSADMLLTEAELNLDLIRRAKIFHYGSISLIADPVRSAHLAAMRAAKAAGILCSYDPNVRLPLWPSPDAAREGILSIWKEADFIKVSDDEVAFLTKGDANDEKNVLSLWFDGLKLLIVTDGEKGCRYFTKDFKGSVPGFKVDTIDTTGAGDAFVGSLLVNVAKDDSIFHNEEKLREALKFSNACGAICTTKKGAIPALPTVATAQELIAKAN
- the LOC136500368 gene encoding uncharacterized protein isoform X1 is translated as MATEEELPEAAEAAPAPAGGGGGDAEMPDAAAPSDSSDSDSDDEGAAAAAELRIQALEKTLQEQPLDYETHVQYIQCLRKSGNIEKLHVAREEMNKYFPLTPKMWQEWAKDEISLSSSEESFVDIEKLYERGVQEYLSIKLWRDYLDYVEEHDQSVSQCTPSGLSKMRNLFESAITAGGLHVTEGSKLWAAYREYEMAILITIADANDEEREKQVQRIRTLFHRQLSVPLADMESTLAEYKSWEAEQGNANDPGADFDGVPSNVVSAYKKANDMYNERKHYEDQLSNAGTSEADKLQEFVKYIKFEESSGDPARVQFLYERAVSELPVSSVIWMGYTSYLDRTLKVPSVLRSVYYRATRNCTWVGELWVHYLLSLERIRASEEELQHVFERAIQCSFSTIQEYLNIYLARVHGLRRRISDGLDFQLIRQTLTDAAEFLSPQLGTKELLRLYAYWAKLEHSLGKDLSAGRGVWENAIKKSGSVFEVWEQYISMEIEMGHVHEARSLYKRCYSKRFAGSGSEEICHSWIRFEEENGTLDDYDLAVKKVTPRLKELMTFKSQEEAKVEAYPNPNDNSNANDSSQKRKPSKMANKQQPPAKKRKENPPKSTMPSDDQGSNLQSGHSGAVTAVEVGEASREKAVASMEMKVDGDSQTGKSNSNETKPSFYNDKCTVFVSNIDLKANEDDLRRFFSDIGGATAIRLLRDRFTKKSRGLAYVDFLDNKHLEAAIKKNKQKLLGKKVSIARSDPSKGKKSHEAGQAIQDNLPQSGGDDAKPTGSSGPDNEVPKGDAKPMGKNTRFAPRAVVKPLGWTNKDENKPEGAGELKSNDEFRNLLLKK
- the LOC136500368 gene encoding uncharacterized protein isoform X2 encodes the protein MATEEELPEAAEAAPAPAGGGGGDAEMPDAAAPSDSSDSDSDDEGAAAAAELRIQALEKTLQEQPLDYETHVQYIQCLRKSGNIEKLHVAREEMNKYFPLTPKMWQEWAKDEISLSSSEESFVDIEKLYERGVQEYLSIKLWRDYLDYVEEHDQSVSQCTPSGLSKMRNLFESAITAGGLHVTEGSKLWAAYREYEMAILITIADANDEEREKQVQRIRTLFHRQLSVPLADMESTLAEYKSWEAEQGNANDPGADFDGVPSNVVSAYKKANDMYNERKHYEDQLSNAGTSEADKLQEFVKYIKFEESSGDPARVQFLYERAVSELPVSSVIWMGYTSYLDRTLKVPSVLRSVYYRATRNCTWVGELWVHYLLSLERIRASEEELQHVFERAIQCSFSTIQEYLNIYLARVHGLRRRISDGLDFQLIRQTLTDAAEFLSPQLGTKELLRLYAYWAKLEHSLGKDLSAGRGVWENAIKKSGSVFEVWEQYISMEIEMGHVHEARSLYKRCYSKRFAGSGSEEICHSWIRFEEENGTLDDYDLAVKKVTPRLKELMTFKSQEEAKVEAYPNPNDNSNANDSSQKRKPSKMANKQQPPAKKRKENPPKSTMPSDDQGSNLQSGHSGAVTAVEVGEASREKAVASMEMKVDGDSQTGKSNSNETKPSFYNDKCTVFVSNIDLKANEDDLRRFFSDIGGATAIRLLRDRFTKKSRGLAYVDFLDNKHLEAAIKKNKQKLLGKKVSIARSDPSKDNLPQSGGDDAKPTGSSGPDNEVPKGDAKPMGKNTRFAPRAVVKPLGWTNKDENKPEGAGELKSNDEFRNLLLKK